TGCTGCTCTACGGCGCGGCGCTGCTCTACGGCGCCACCGGCACCACGCACCTGACGGCCATGGCGGGCCCGCTGGCCTCGGCCCTGTCGACCCAGCCGGGCCTCGTGTACGCGGGCATCATCCTGGTGGGCGCGGGCTTCGCGTTCAAGGTGGCCGCGGTGCCGTTCCACATGTGGACGCCGGACGTCTACGAGGGCGCCCCGACGCCCGTCACCGCGCTGATGAGCGCGGGCGTGAAGGCCGCCGCCTTCGCCGCGATGGTCCGCGTGTTCTTCATGGTGGGCAAGGGCGTGGACCCGCAGATGCTGCTGGGCCTGTTCTCCGTGCTGGCCTTCCTCACCATGGTGGCGGGCAACCTGCTGGCGATTCCGCAGCGCAACGTGAAGCGCATGCTGGCGTACTCGTCCATTGCCCACGCCGGCTACCTGCTGGTGGGCGTGGCCGCCCTCTTCGTCACCGGCCCGGGCGAGCAGTTCCGCCTGCTGGGCGCGTCCGCCCTCACCGGTGGCAGCCCGCTGGACATCGCCCGCTCCGAGGCGCTGCGCGGCATCCTCTACTACCTGCTGGCCTACACGTTCAGCGCGGTGGGCGCGTTCTCCATCATCTCCGTCCTGGAGCGTCGCGAGGACGAGGAGAAGGGCACCGCCTGGGATTTGGAGCGCTTCAGCGGGCTGGCGCAGCGCAAGCCGGGCTGGGCCTTCGCCATGGCCGCCTTCATGCTGTCGCTGGGTGGCATCCCGCCGACCATCGGCTTCATGAGCAAGCTGCTCATCTTCCAGGCCGCGGTGGACGCGGGCCTCATCGGCCTCACCATCGTCGGCGTGCTGTCCAGCGCGGCGGGCGTCTATTACTACCTGCGCGTGGTCGTCTACATGTTCATGCGGCCGGTGCCGGAGGGCGCGCAGACGCTCGAGCGGAGCTGGTCCACGGAGCTGGCGCTCGTCGTCTCCACCCTTGGCGTGGTGGTGCTGGGCATCATCCCCGGCCCCGTGATGACGTGGCTGGAGCAGGCCAGCAGCATCTTCGGCCAGTAACGACTCAGCCCGGCTGTCACTTCACGCCCGCCCCGGCTTCGTGCCCGGGCGGGCGTCGTGTTTTCAGCGGCCGTCAGGGCCCGGCGTCTGGCAACGGGCCCTGGAGCTGGAATGTCTCCAGACGCGTCTGCGCCCCCGCGTCGCGGAGCCGCTGCACCAGCGGCGCGTCGTCCATCAGCGCGACATTCAGGGAGGACACGCCCTCCCCCATCCGGAGGAAGGCGTCCTCCAGCAGCGTCCGCGCATGCGCGGGTGACACGGCGAAGAAGGGGAACAGGGTGGGCCCGGAGGCGCGCAGGTCCATCATCCCCAGCCACTGGCGCCCGGGCGCCCGCGAGTCGACGAGCCCCAGCACCCGGTGCGACGCACGGGCCACGAAGCACGCCAGCTTGCCGGGCACCATCCGGAAGGCCTCCGTCAACGCGTCGCAGTCCTCTCGCGTCACCGGCACCAGGCGCCCCTCGGGTGACGCAGGGGGAAGCGCGTCCAGGTGCGCCCGCGTCACCCGCAGCGTGGTGGCCTCGCGCACCGGCCGCATGCCCAACGAGGTGTAGAGCGCGAGCGCGGGCACGTTGTCCCGCTTCACGTTGAGGCCCCAGCGGGCACACCCTTGTGCGCGCAGGTGCTCGGCCAGGTGCGCCATCATCGTCCGCCCCAGCCCCTTCCCTCGCGCGGACGGGGCCACCACCAACTGGCTCACGTACCCGAAAGTCCCCAGGGACTCCGCCACGCCGTAGGCCTCAACACCCCGGGGGCCCTCCGCGAGCAGGGCGAGGGGCGCGAGCTCCGCCGCCCACATGGACTCAGGAGGTGGGGGGTCATCCACCCCGAGCTCCAAGAAGAGCCGGGCAAAGACGGCGTGGTCCTCCAACCGACCTGGACGCACCACCCACGGCGATTCCGCGAAACCCACCTGAGCTCCCTTTCGTCGCGTGCTGTCAGAGATTACAGACGCCGAAAAGAAGGCAGCCCGACACCCCAAAGAGGTGCCGGGCCGCGGGTCTTCTCAAGGTGACTCACCGGAAGTGCTGAAGGGGTGGGGGGGAACCGCCTTCAGCCTCGCTTCGATGTGTCCCGCGTGTTCCTCTAGCAGTCGCCATGCCAGCCGCCTCGCGGTGAGAAACTCTAGTTTTCTCAAGCACTTGAAGGACTAACCGACGCTGGCCCTGCCCCATGGCTGCATTTCAGTGCTGCAATGGGGTTTCAGATGTGAAAAAGCCGAGTGATTTCAGCGGGTTCTCTTTTTCACCTATGAACCCGGCCATTTCGGATCTGAATCCATGGCCGCGGGAAAGTTACATAGGTGAGCCTCTCTCCTACTTCAGGGCTACTCCCGAGCCAGCTCACTGGGTGGCCGCAGGTTGAGCCGTTTCATCTTCCGCCAGAGGGTGGTGGAGGAAACGCCGAGTTCGTCCGCGACGCGCGCCAGGTCCACGCCGTGGCGCTCCAGGGCCTGGGTGATGGCGTGACGCTCCGCCTCTTCCACCACCTGGGCCAGCGTGGGCCCGGACTGGGCCGAGCGCCCCAGCCCCCCACCCTGCCCGTCCAGGAACGCGACGCTGGGGGTGCCATGGGCCGGCGTCATGCGGCCCTGGCGCAGGGGGAAGTCCTCGGGGAGCAGCTCGTGGGCTTCCGCGAGCGCGGCGGCCTGCTCCACCAGGTTCTCCAGCTCGCGCACGTTGCCCGGGAAGCCGTAGCTCATCAGGTGCGACACCGCGGCCGAGGACAAGCTCTTGGGGTTGGGGCTGCGCGCGTTGGCGCGCTCCAGGAAGTGCTCGGCCAGCGCGGGCACGTCCTCCAGGCGCTCCCGCAGCGGCGGCACGCGCAGGGCCACCACGTTGAGGCGGTAGTAGAGGTCCTGGCGGAAGCGCTTGTCGCGCACCTCCAGCTCGATGTCGCGGTTGGTGGCGGCGACGATGCGCACGTCCACGCGCAGCGCGGTGGACTCGCCCACGCGGCGGACCTCGCCCTCCTGGAGCGCGCGCAGCAGCTTCGACTGGAAGGTGGGGCTCGTCTCCGTCACCTCGTCGATGAAGAGCGTGCCGCCATCCGCCTCCTCGAAGAGGCCGCGGCGGGACTTCACCGCGCCGGTGAAGGCGCCCTTGGCGTGGCCGAAGAGCTCGCTCTCCAGCAGGGACTCGCTGATGGCGGCGCAGTTGACGGGCACGAAGGAGCGCGCCTTGCGGCGGCTGTGGGCATGGAGCGCGCGGGCCACCAGCTCCTTGCCCGTGCCGCTCTCGCCGTGAATGAGGACGGTGGCGTCGCTCTGCGCCACGCGAAAGAGCCGCGTGGTGAGCTCCCGCATCGCGGCGCTGCGGCCCACCAGCGCGGAGAGGCCGTGGCGCTGGTTGAAGTCCGTGGTGAGGTTGTCCACGTCGCGCTGCAGGCGCGCGCGCTCCAGGGCGCGCTCCACGCGGTAGCGCAGCTCGCTCTCCTTGAAGGGCTTGGTGACATAGTCGTAGGCCCCCAGCCGCATGGCCTCCACGGCGCTCTCGATGGAGCCGAAGGCCGTCATCATGATGACCTGGAGCCGGGGCGCCACCTCCAGCGCGCGACGCAGCAGCGTGAGCCCGTCCATGGGCTCCATCTTCAGGTCCGTCAGCAGCAGGTCGATGCTGCCGCTCCCGAGCTGGGCCAGGGCCTCCTCACCGGTGGCGGCCTCGAAGACGGTGTAGCCCTCCGCCCGGAGCAGCAGGGCGGTGGTGGCGCGCATGTTGCGCTGGTCATCCACGACGAGGAGACGGCCTCGGCTCGGCGGAGTGTGCGCTTCGGTCATGGGAAGGACGGAGGCTGCGACAGAGGCAGCCTGAAGGTGAAGGTGGTACCGCGACCCGGGATGCTGTCCACGGCGATTTCGCCCCGGTGCTCCTCGAGGATGCGCCTGACGACGGCCAGGCCCAGGCCGGTGCCCTGGGCCTTGGTGGTGAAGAAGGGTTCAAAGACGCGGTGGAGCAGCTCGGCAGGGATGCCCGGGCCCTGGTCCACCACGTCGATGCGAAGCTGCTCGCGCCCCGCATGGGCCTCGCGGCGCGCGCGCACCTGCACCAGCCCGCCCTGCGGCATGGACTGGATGGCGTTGACGGCCACGTTGACCAGCGCCTGCCGGATGAGGCGGCGGTCCATGGGCACCGGCGGCAACCCGGGCTCCACGTCGGACTGGATGAGGATGGAGCGGTCCGCCCCGCCGCCCTGCATGCGCGCCGCCTCCAGCGAGTCCTGGAGCACGCGCCCCAAGTCCTCCTGCTGGAGCACGGGGTCCCTGGGGCGCGTGTAGTCCAGCAGGTCCCCGACGATGCGGTTGAGCCGGTCGCTCTCCTCACCCAGGATGTCCAGCAGCATGGCCGCGTCCCCGCCGGGGACCAGCAGCCGGCGCAGCGACGCCACCGCGTTGAAGATGACGCCCAGCGGGTTGCGCACCTCGTGGGCGACAATCGCGGACAGCTCGCCCAGCGCGGCCAGCCGCTCCCGCTTCACCATCTCCGCGCGCGTGGCCGCCAGCTCCGCGTAGCTGGCCCACAGCGACTCGTACAGGCGCGCATTGGCGATGGACAGCGCGAGCTGGCCACACGTGGCCTCCGCCAGCTCAATCAGCTCCGGCCCGAAGGCCCGCGGCCCGCGCGTGTCGTCCACCACCACCACGCCGATGAGCTCCTCGCGCGAGGTCAGCGGCAGCGCGAGAATCGCCTTCTCGTCGAAGCGGTGCGCGAGCTCCGAATTGAAGCCTCCCTCCGCCGTGGACACGTCTTCCACGGCGATGGGCCTGCGGTCCCGGGCCACGCGCGCCGTCAGCCCATCTCCGTGCAGCGGCAGGACCACGGTGCGGAAGAAGTCCCGGTGGGCAATGGACGCCGCGGCGCCGCGCAGCACCCGGGCGCTCTCGTCGTAGAGGAGGATGTAGCAGTTGGACACGTCCAACAGCCGGACGAGGAAGTCCGCCGCCACGTCCAGGATGCTCGACGTCTCCAGCACCCCCGACGTGGTGCGCGCGAGGTCCAGGAGCAGGCGCGTCTCCGAGAGCTGCCGCGCGGACTCCGTGCGCAGGCGGCGCTGCTCCAACAGCGAGACCAGCAGCTCCGACAACGTGCCCAGCAGTTGCAGGTCCCGCGCGTCGAAGGCGTGGCCCGGCGCGCGCAGCACCTGGAGCGCGCCGCACACCTCTCCGCCGCGCGTCAGACACACCACCGCGCCCGTCCCGAGCCTGCCGCCGGACAGCTCCGCCAGGGACGCCTCCTGCGCGGGCGAGGACAACGCGCCCTCCGCGCGGCCCACCAGCACGGCCGTGAGCCGCGCGGCGTCCGCCGACGCCTCCAGCCCCACATGGGACGACAGCGCCAGCGCGCCCTCTGGAGGCAGCGACACGTGCAGGGCCGCGGCGCTGGCCTGCAGCAGGGACGCGACGCGCGCCAGGAAGTCCTCCTGCGAGGGCGGCGAAGGCTGCGCGACGAAGCGCGCCACCTGCGCCACCGACTCCATCTCCCAGCGGCCGCGCGCGCTGTCCGCCTGCACCCGCGCGTCCGTCAGCGCGGCGCTCACCACCTTGGCGAAGAGCATCAGCACCGAGCCATGGTGCGGCGCCACCCAGTGGCCCGCCACCCACAGCACCTCGGTTTGAGGGCCGCCCACGGGCAGGTAGACGTGGCTGGGAGCGGAGTGCTCCGCGCCACCGAACACGGGCCGCCCGTCCGCGAGCGACTCCAGGCCCAGTTGAGCGTCCTCGGGGAGCTGCGCCCCGTCGCGGGCCACCAGCCCCTCCCCTTCCCAGCGCAGCAGGCGGGCCCGGAAGCCCGCGGCCTCCAACCCCTTCAGCGCGACGCGGCGCACCGCGTCCTCGGAGTGCGCGGAGACCAGCCCCGCGGAGGTCTCCACCAGCCGCTCGGCCACCGACATCTCCGGAGGCCGCCCCTCCGTGGGGATGCAGTTGAGCAGCAACGCGGAGCCGCCGCCCTCCAGCTCGAGCCGGGACGTGAGGACGGCCACCTCCCGCGTGACGCCGTTGGCACACGGCACCTGGAACAACTGCGCGCTGGCGTCGAGCGGGGCGCCAGCCTCCACCCGCCGGTAGCGCTCGATGAGCCGGCTGCGGTCCTCCGGCTGGACGAAGTCCATGGCGGAGCGGCCTTCGACGTGCTCCCGCGCCAGGCCCACCATGGCGACGTACGCGTCGTTGGCGGCGAGCACGCGCCCGTCCGCCAACACCACCACGGGGTTGCGGAAAGGCTCGATGACGGTCCGAAGGTCCGCCTCGCTGTAGCGCTTGGTACTCATCCGCGACGCAGCACCCGCTTCTCTCCCACCCGGAGCGTCACCTTCTCCCGGTCGAAGTACTCGGACAGGGGGATGACGAACTTGCGGCTTTGCCCGACCATCTCCTTGAAGTCCTGGGTGGTAATCTCCTTCTTCTCACGCAGGTGGGCAACCAGACGCTCGCGCAAGGCCGTCAAGGCCCGGGCCTCGAACCAGAGCCCCTCCGTCACGCGCACCACCACGCCCTCCGCCACCAGGACGCCCAGCAACTCCTTCAGCCGGGCCTCCGGAAGCTGGAGTTTCTGCTCCAGTTCGGAGAGCGTGGGAGGCGCGAGCCCCGCCGCGGAGAGCTCCACCGCCAGCCGCGTCCGGGCGGCACTCTCTCCCAGGGTCAGCGTGCGGCCGCGCCCCTTGAGGCGCACCCCCTCTCGCTCCAGCTCCACCCGGCCTCCTTCCACCAGGGCCTGCAACACGCGCTGAAACACCCGCGCATCCAGGGGCGCGGACAACCGCTGCCGCAGCTCCTCGCGCGACAGGCTGTCACGCAGGGGCTCGCGCTCATGGAACGTGGCCAGCAGCGACAGGGCCCGGCCCTGCAAGCCCTCGAAGACTTCACCGGAGAGATACAGCCGCCGCTCCCGGTCGACGAGCAGCGCGCCGCCCCGCGCGCCCAGCAACTCCAGCGTGCGCGTCAGCACCCGAGGCCCCAGCGCCGAGCGGCCGAACAGCTCCGGCTGCGTCAGCCCCCGGTAGCCCGCCTGACGCAGCAGCCACGCCACCTGCGCCCCAGGGTCCGCCTCCAGCAGGGGCGCCACCAGCGCCGCGCTGCCCTTGCGCCGCCGGGTGGACGCGATGGAGAGGACGTGCCCCCCCGCCACCGTGGCGCCGCGCCCCGGCAGTGCCCGGGCGCCCCGCAGGATGAAGCGCTGCCCCACGAGCGCGCCCACCGGCGAGGCCAGCCGGAGCTGCGCCAGCGTCGTCTCGCCGGGCTCCAGGCGCTCCACGTCCAGCAGCGCCACCGTGGCCTCCACCTGCGCGGTGCCCAGGTGCAACAGCAGCTTCGTGCGGCGCGGCAGCGGCGCGGGCGCCGCGGGCAGCAGCGTCAACGCCACGTCCAGCATCGCCGTCTCGGGGAGCTCGCCCGCGCGCACCAGCACCATGCCCCGGTGCAGCGCCTCCGGCTCCACGCCCACCAGGTTCACCGCCGCGCGCTGCCCCGCCGTCACACGGCCCACCGCCTCGCCGTGACGCTGCACGCCGCGCACGCGCAAGGGACCGGGCAGGCCCGGCAGCAGTGACACCGCGTCCTCCACCGCCAGCGCGCCGGACAGCAGCGTGCCCGTCACCACGGTGCCAAAGCCCTTCATGGAGAAGACGCGGTCCACCGGGAGGAAAGAGGGGCCTTCCAACGGGCGCTCGGGCAGGGCCGCCGCGGCGCGGGAGAGCGCGGCGCGCAGCGCGTCCAGGCCCTCGCCGGACCTCGACGAGCACGCCACCACGGGCGCCTGCTCCAGGAAGGTCCCCACCGTGAGCGAGGCCAGGTCCGCCTCCACCAGTGCGCGCCACTCCGGGCCGAGCTCCGCCAGCGTGTCCGACTTGGTGAGCGCGATGACCCCCGCCTTCACGCCCAGCAGCCGGCAGATGTCCAGGTGCTCGCGCGTCTGGGGCATCACGCCCTCGTCCGCGGCCACCACCAAGACGGCCAGGTCCACGCCGCCAGCGCCGGCGGCCATGGCCTTCACGAAGCGCTCGTGACCGGGCACATCCACCACGCCCGCCACCGCGCCGTCATCCAGCGTCAGGTGGGCGAAGCCCAGCTCCAGGGTGATGCCACGGCGCTTCTCTTCCTTCAGCCGGTCGGTGTCGATGCCGGTGAGCACCTTCACCAGGGACGTCTTGCCATGGTCGATGTGGCCCGCCGTCCCGATAATCATGGCGTCACCACGCCAGGGCTCATGCGCCGGCCTTGTCCGGGTCCTCGTCGAAGCGCACGTCGCCCGTGGACGGCTCGTAATCCCACGGGAAGACCATGAGCGACGCGGTGGAGAGCGCGGAGTAGTCCGGCGAGAAGCCGCCCGGCTTCGTCACCAGGCACGCGGTGGCCACCTTCTTCGCGCCCGCCTCACGGGCCAGCGCGCTGGCCAGCTCCAGCGTGTCGCCGCTGGAGGCCACGTCGTCCACAATCAACACGCGGCGGCCCTTCAGCTCGGCGGGCATCTCCTCGGAGACCTGGGGCGCCTTCGACGACTTCGGCGCCCCGCTGCTCCGGTCCCGGCTCCGGCGGCTGATGCGCACGGGGAAGAACGGGCAGCCGAGCGCCCCGGCCAGCGCCCCACCCACGAAGACGCCTCCATGGGCCACGCCCACCACCACCTGGGGCTCGAAGGTCTCCTGGATGGAACCGGCGAGCTGCTGCACGGCGCGGTCGAACTCCTTCCAGGTCAGCTCCTTCACCCCCGAGGACGCGGAGCGGCCCCGTGACTGGTCCTTCCCCGTGGGCTGGCGCGGCGCTTCCACCTGGGGCGCCAGCACGAGGTCCTTTGGGATGGAGACGAGCTTCTCCGCCTGCCCCCGCGACGACGGAACAGGAGACTTCTTCGAAGAGGCCTTCTCGGTGGGTTTGCTCGGGGCCTTGGGCCCGGGCGCTGCCCGCTTGGTCGCCACGGCGGTGAACTCCGGCTGGGGTGTGTGCGGCCCCGTCATACTCAAAGGGCCGCACGGTGGCCACATCCGGCCACACCTCATGGAGTGACACTGTCGCGCGGCAACACACGCACGGCGCAGTGCGGCGCTCAGGCGCTCAGCCGCTCCTCGACCATCCGGTCCGCCACCTGCTCGGGGCGCAGCCCTGACTCCTTCGCCCGGGTCAGCACCGTGTCGATGGTGTCGAAGATGTGCGAGGCCCGGGAGTACGCCTTGTCCCGGTCATACCCCGCCCACTCCTGGGCCACGTTGATGAGGCCGCCCGCGTTGGCCGCGTAGTCGGGCACGTACAGGATGCCCCGCCGCGCCAGGTGCTCGCCGTGGCGCGAGGTGAGGAGCTGGTTGTTGGCCGCGCCGCACACCGCCTTGACGTTGAGCAGCGGCAAGGTGGCGTCGTTGATGGCGCCTCCCAGCGCACACGGGGCGAAGATGTCCGCCTCCATGCGATGCAACGCATCGGCCTCCACCGCGGTGGCGCCGTAGTGCGTCACGGCGTGCTGCACGCTGGCGGGGTTGATGTCGCTCACCCACACCTGGGCGCCGCGCTCGTGCAGCTCCTTCACCAGGTACATGCCCACGTGGCCCACGCCCAGCACCGTGACGCGCAGGCCCTTCAGGTCCGGGCTGCCGAAGACGTGCTTCGCCGTGGCCTCCATGGCGCGCGCCACGCCATACGCCGTCACCGGCGACGGGTCCCCGCTGCGCTCCTTGAGGCCAACGACATACTTCGTGTGCTGGCGCACGTGCTCCATGTCGTCCGGGCTGGTACCGCTGTCCTCGGTGGTGATGTAGCGCCCACCCAGCGACTCCACCGCGCGGCCAAAGGACTCGAAAAGCCTTGCACGGTCGAAGTCGCCGCGAGGCAGCATGATGACCGCCTTGCCGCCTCCATGGGGCAGCCCGGCCAGCGCGGCCTTGTATGTCATTCCGCGCGCCAGACGCAGCGCGTCCGCGACCGCTTCCTCCTCGCTCGTATAGGTCGACAGCGCGCGGGTGCCGCCCAGCCCAGGCCCCAGCCGCGTGTTGTGCATGCCGACAATGGCACGCAGCCCCGTCTTGGAATCGCTCAACAGGTGGACGGCTTCGTAGCCGCCCTCCAGCAACTGCGTGAAGTAGCTCATGGCGCGCGGCAAGTACCGTCGCGCCCGTGCCAAGTCAAATGGCGCCGCGTTCCAACATGCCGCGGATTTCATCTCCAGGAATGACATACCGCGTCGTGCAAAACTGGCACGTCGCCTCCGCCTGTCCTTCCTTCTCCAACAGGTCCGTCAATTCCTCACGGCCCATGGCCAGCAGCGCGCGCAGCACCCGGTCCTTGCTGCACGAACAACCAAAGCGCAGCGGGTAGCGAGACATCACCTCGAAGTCCTCTTCGGGCAGCAGCGCGCGCAGCACGGCCGCGCCGCCTTCCGCCCCATGCGCCTGCAGCGCCGGCGCGAAGTCCCGGCGAAGCCGCTCCCCCAACTCCGCGAAGGCGGCCATGTCCGCGCTCGGCAGCGGCTGGACGAGCAGGCCGGCGACATGGCCCAGGGGCTCCGCGTCTCCACCCTCCGGAAGCTGCGCCAGCATCACGTGCGACGGGAGCTGGTCCGACTGGCGGAAGTAACGCTCCAGGTCGCCGGCCAGGTCGAAGGCCTCCAGGTCGACCGAGGAGCGGTAGTACTCGCCCCCGCCCAGGTCGCGCAGCACGGACAGGAAGCCCTTGTTCCCCAGCACCGGACGCCAATGGTACTGGCCGTCGCCGCCGGCGTACTCCACGAGCGTGTTCTTCACGTACCCGCGGACGAGCCCGGAGGTGTCCCCGTCCACGAAGAGCCCGCGCAACGGCCCATCACATTCCAGTTGGATGTTGATGCGCGAGTCGTTCTTCTGAAGGGCCCCCATCAGGGCGGCGGCGGTGAGGGCCTGCGACAGGAGCACGGCGGCGGCGGGCGCGGTGTGGTGGGTGGCACGCGCCTGACGCGACAGCTCCGTGGTGGAGGCCAACACCACGCGCAGGTCCGTCTTCTTCAACAATCCACTGACAAGCTCGTCGGACATATCGGTTGCGACTAGCGTGCCCGAGCCCGCATTGCCCGCCAACGTCAGAAGGCGGGAGCCCCGCCGCCCGCCCGCCGGCC
This genomic window from Myxococcus hansupus contains:
- a CDS encoding NADH-quinone oxidoreductase subunit N yields the protein MNLPNLSLADFLPLLPTIIMVVGASILLLSEVFLSSTASRAYQAVLTVVTAVAAGATALSLMFEPPQEVMLGFGVLDPFSSFLTFVVCVGLALATLSSVSFLRKRGAERGEFYALMLFASAGMSLLAMSNELITLFVNIEVLSIATYALTSYLRRGTRPSEAGFKYFILGAFSSAVLLYGAALLYGATGTTHLTAMAGPLASALSTQPGLVYAGIILVGAGFAFKVAAVPFHMWTPDVYEGAPTPVTALMSAGVKAAAFAAMVRVFFMVGKGVDPQMLLGLFSVLAFLTMVAGNLLAIPQRNVKRMLAYSSIAHAGYLLVGVAALFVTGPGEQFRLLGASALTGGSPLDIARSEALRGILYYLLAYTFSAVGAFSIISVLERREDEEKGTAWDLERFSGLAQRKPGWAFAMAAFMLSLGGIPPTIGFMSKLLIFQAAVDAGLIGLTIVGVLSSAAGVYYYLRVVVYMFMRPVPEGAQTLERSWSTELALVVSTLGVVVLGIIPGPVMTWLEQASSIFGQ
- a CDS encoding GNAT family N-acetyltransferase, which gives rise to MGFAESPWVVRPGRLEDHAVFARLFLELGVDDPPPPESMWAAELAPLALLAEGPRGVEAYGVAESLGTFGYVSQLVVAPSARGKGLGRTMMAHLAEHLRAQGCARWGLNVKRDNVPALALYTSLGMRPVREATTLRVTRAHLDALPPASPEGRLVPVTREDCDALTEAFRMVPGKLACFVARASHRVLGLVDSRAPGRQWLGMMDLRASGPTLFPFFAVSPAHARTLLEDAFLRMGEGVSSLNVALMDDAPLVQRLRDAGAQTRLETFQLQGPLPDAGP
- a CDS encoding sigma-54-dependent transcriptional regulator, encoding MTEAHTPPSRGRLLVVDDQRNMRATTALLLRAEGYTVFEAATGEEALAQLGSGSIDLLLTDLKMEPMDGLTLLRRALEVAPRLQVIMMTAFGSIESAVEAMRLGAYDYVTKPFKESELRYRVERALERARLQRDVDNLTTDFNQRHGLSALVGRSAAMRELTTRLFRVAQSDATVLIHGESGTGKELVARALHAHSRRKARSFVPVNCAAISESLLESELFGHAKGAFTGAVKSRRGLFEEADGGTLFIDEVTETSPTFQSKLLRALQEGEVRRVGESTALRVDVRIVAATNRDIELEVRDKRFRQDLYYRLNVVALRVPPLRERLEDVPALAEHFLERANARSPNPKSLSSAAVSHLMSYGFPGNVRELENLVEQAAALAEAHELLPEDFPLRQGRMTPAHGTPSVAFLDGQGGGLGRSAQSGPTLAQVVEEAERHAITQALERHGVDLARVADELGVSSTTLWRKMKRLNLRPPSELARE
- a CDS encoding ATP-binding protein yields the protein MSTKRYSEADLRTVIEPFRNPVVVLADGRVLAANDAYVAMVGLAREHVEGRSAMDFVQPEDRSRLIERYRRVEAGAPLDASAQLFQVPCANGVTREVAVLTSRLELEGGGSALLLNCIPTEGRPPEMSVAERLVETSAGLVSAHSEDAVRRVALKGLEAAGFRARLLRWEGEGLVARDGAQLPEDAQLGLESLADGRPVFGGAEHSAPSHVYLPVGGPQTEVLWVAGHWVAPHHGSVLMLFAKVVSAALTDARVQADSARGRWEMESVAQVARFVAQPSPPSQEDFLARVASLLQASAAALHVSLPPEGALALSSHVGLEASADAARLTAVLVGRAEGALSSPAQEASLAELSGGRLGTGAVVCLTRGGEVCGALQVLRAPGHAFDARDLQLLGTLSELLVSLLEQRRLRTESARQLSETRLLLDLARTTSGVLETSSILDVAADFLVRLLDVSNCYILLYDESARVLRGAAASIAHRDFFRTVVLPLHGDGLTARVARDRRPIAVEDVSTAEGGFNSELAHRFDEKAILALPLTSREELIGVVVVDDTRGPRAFGPELIELAEATCGQLALSIANARLYESLWASYAELAATRAEMVKRERLAALGELSAIVAHEVRNPLGVIFNAVASLRRLLVPGGDAAMLLDILGEESDRLNRIVGDLLDYTRPRDPVLQQEDLGRVLQDSLEAARMQGGGADRSILIQSDVEPGLPPVPMDRRLIRQALVNVAVNAIQSMPQGGLVQVRARREAHAGREQLRIDVVDQGPGIPAELLHRVFEPFFTTKAQGTGLGLAVVRRILEEHRGEIAVDSIPGRGTTFTFRLPLSQPPSFP
- the selB gene encoding selenocysteine-specific translation elongation factor yields the protein MIIGTAGHIDHGKTSLVKVLTGIDTDRLKEEKRRGITLELGFAHLTLDDGAVAGVVDVPGHERFVKAMAAGAGGVDLAVLVVAADEGVMPQTREHLDICRLLGVKAGVIALTKSDTLAELGPEWRALVEADLASLTVGTFLEQAPVVACSSRSGEGLDALRAALSRAAAALPERPLEGPSFLPVDRVFSMKGFGTVVTGTLLSGALAVEDAVSLLPGLPGPLRVRGVQRHGEAVGRVTAGQRAAVNLVGVEPEALHRGMVLVRAGELPETAMLDVALTLLPAAPAPLPRRTKLLLHLGTAQVEATVALLDVERLEPGETTLAQLRLASPVGALVGQRFILRGARALPGRGATVAGGHVLSIASTRRRKGSAALVAPLLEADPGAQVAWLLRQAGYRGLTQPELFGRSALGPRVLTRTLELLGARGGALLVDRERRLYLSGEVFEGLQGRALSLLATFHEREPLRDSLSREELRQRLSAPLDARVFQRVLQALVEGGRVELEREGVRLKGRGRTLTLGESAARTRLAVELSAAGLAPPTLSELEQKLQLPEARLKELLGVLVAEGVVVRVTEGLWFEARALTALRERLVAHLREKKEITTQDFKEMVGQSRKFVIPLSEYFDREKVTLRVGEKRVLRRG
- a CDS encoding phosphoribosyltransferase encodes the protein MWPPCGPLSMTGPHTPQPEFTAVATKRAAPGPKAPSKPTEKASSKKSPVPSSRGQAEKLVSIPKDLVLAPQVEAPRQPTGKDQSRGRSASSGVKELTWKEFDRAVQQLAGSIQETFEPQVVVGVAHGGVFVGGALAGALGCPFFPVRISRRSRDRSSGAPKSSKAPQVSEEMPAELKGRRVLIVDDVASSGDTLELASALAREAGAKKVATACLVTKPGGFSPDYSALSTASLMVFPWDYEPSTGDVRFDEDPDKAGA
- a CDS encoding Leu/Phe/Val dehydrogenase; the protein is MSYFTQLLEGGYEAVHLLSDSKTGLRAIVGMHNTRLGPGLGGTRALSTYTSEEEAVADALRLARGMTYKAALAGLPHGGGKAVIMLPRGDFDRARLFESFGRAVESLGGRYITTEDSGTSPDDMEHVRQHTKYVVGLKERSGDPSPVTAYGVARAMEATAKHVFGSPDLKGLRVTVLGVGHVGMYLVKELHERGAQVWVSDINPASVQHAVTHYGATAVEADALHRMEADIFAPCALGGAINDATLPLLNVKAVCGAANNQLLTSRHGEHLARRGILYVPDYAANAGGLINVAQEWAGYDRDKAYSRASHIFDTIDTVLTRAKESGLRPEQVADRMVEERLSA
- a CDS encoding Hsp33 family molecular chaperone HslO; the encoded protein is MSDELVSGLLKKTDLRVVLASTTELSRQARATHHTAPAAAVLLSQALTAAALMGALQKNDSRINIQLECDGPLRGLFVDGDTSGLVRGYVKNTLVEYAGGDGQYHWRPVLGNKGFLSVLRDLGGGEYYRSSVDLEAFDLAGDLERYFRQSDQLPSHVMLAQLPEGGDAEPLGHVAGLLVQPLPSADMAAFAELGERLRRDFAPALQAHGAEGGAAVLRALLPEEDFEVMSRYPLRFGCSCSKDRVLRALLAMGREELTDLLEKEGQAEATCQFCTTRYVIPGDEIRGMLERGAI